From Bacillus sp. 2205SS5-2, one genomic window encodes:
- a CDS encoding amino acid transporter, producing the protein MSERKPMNDAIEYLRNIEGYPTDANIKKLPKPLRYFGYFFISFFTLAVLFIIIANLLTYFKGFIQS; encoded by the coding sequence ATGTCTGAAAGGAAACCTATGAATGATGCAATTGAATATTTGCGTAATATCGAAGGGTATCCGACTGATGCAAATATAAAAAAGTTGCCGAAGCCGCTTAGATATTTTGGTTATTTCTTTATTTCATTCTTTACTTTAGCTGTACTTTTCATAATAATTGCCAATCTACTTACATATTTTAAAGGTTTCATCCAATCGTAA
- a CDS encoding ABC transporter ATP-binding protein, translated as MDYVIKVKELTKTFGSVQAVKNLTFNVEKGEVFGIIGPNGAGKTTTLEMLEGLLKPDQGEIEVLGLNPIKQLRQLNQRIGVQFQSTSIQKKMKVKEALDLFSSFYPQSTQTEYVIELFNLTEKLSVYFEDLSGGWKQRVTIALATLHQPEILFLDEPSMGLDPHARREMWSMIKLLRDKGCTIVITTHYMEEAEKLCDRVAMIYSGQLKALDSPRELLKNFGVHFLSFESAGLESDYLRSLPGVVRVETEDAVFKVYSDDHQTTAYHIFQYCQNRGISLTNFQFEKGTLDDLFVQYLEKEVSA; from the coding sequence ATGGATTATGTTATTAAAGTAAAAGAATTAACCAAAACATTTGGTAGTGTGCAAGCTGTGAAAAATCTGACATTTAATGTGGAAAAAGGAGAGGTTTTTGGCATTATTGGGCCCAATGGTGCCGGTAAAACAACCACGCTTGAAATGCTTGAAGGACTTTTGAAACCGGATCAAGGGGAAATTGAGGTACTCGGGTTGAATCCTATTAAACAATTAAGACAGTTAAACCAGAGAATAGGAGTTCAATTTCAATCGACGTCCATTCAAAAGAAAATGAAAGTAAAGGAAGCCTTAGATTTGTTTTCTTCGTTTTACCCACAATCTACGCAGACAGAGTATGTGATTGAGTTATTTAATTTAACCGAAAAGTTGTCGGTGTACTTTGAGGATTTGTCTGGAGGATGGAAGCAGCGTGTGACAATCGCACTGGCAACTCTACATCAACCTGAAATATTGTTTTTGGATGAGCCAAGTATGGGGTTAGATCCCCATGCACGGAGAGAAATGTGGTCGATGATCAAATTATTGCGAGACAAGGGATGCACGATCGTTATTACGACACACTACATGGAAGAAGCCGAAAAGCTTTGTGATCGCGTGGCCATGATCTATTCTGGACAGTTGAAGGCACTTGATAGTCCACGAGAATTATTAAAGAATTTTGGAGTTCATTTTCTTTCATTTGAAAGTGCTGGTTTGGAGTCGGATTACCTACGATCTTTGCCGGGTGTCGTTAGGGTGGAAACTGAAGACGCTGTGTTTAAAGTGTATAGTGATGACCATCAAACGACAGCGTATCATATTTTTCAATACTGTCAAAATAGAGGGATTAGTCTCACGAATTTTCAGTTTGAAAAGGGCACGCTGGATGATTTATTTGTTCAATACTTGGAAAAGGAGGTAAGCGCATGA
- a CDS encoding oxalate decarboxylase family bicupin, with translation MENRTNKQSRSTVPQPIRSDGAGAIDSGPRNVSRDLQNPNMLVPPITDAGLVANLKFSFSDTSMNLNPGGWSREITVRELPVATTLAGVNMSLTAGGVRELHWHKQSEWSYMLLGRARITSVDQEGRNFIADIGPGDIWYFPPGIPHSIQGLEHCEFLLVFDDGHFSEQSTLSASDWFAHTPTEVLSTNFNVPASAFDSIPTNQIYMYQGIVPGSLESQEIKSPYGEVPLTFKHNLLQQTPIKTPGGSVRIVDSTNFPISKTIAAALVEIEPGGMRELHWHPNTDEWQYYLTGQGRMTVFIGNGEARTFDYRAGDVGYVPFATGHYIQNTGTESLWFLEMFKSNIYEDVSLNQWLALTPKEIVQSNLNVETPFIDSLRKEKWPVVKDSDFS, from the coding sequence ATGGAAAACAGAACAAATAAACAATCGAGAAGTACTGTTCCACAGCCAATTAGAAGTGATGGTGCTGGGGCGATCGACTCAGGCCCTCGAAATGTTTCGCGCGACCTTCAAAATCCAAATATGCTTGTCCCTCCTATTACAGATGCAGGATTAGTAGCTAACCTAAAATTTTCATTTTCAGACACTTCGATGAACTTAAATCCTGGTGGATGGTCTCGTGAAATCACAGTTAGGGAACTCCCCGTTGCAACAACATTAGCTGGAGTAAATATGAGCTTAACTGCTGGGGGAGTACGCGAACTCCATTGGCATAAACAATCGGAGTGGTCTTATATGTTATTAGGAAGGGCGCGGATCACCTCTGTTGACCAAGAAGGACGAAATTTCATCGCTGACATTGGACCAGGGGATATTTGGTACTTCCCGCCTGGAATTCCTCACTCCATTCAAGGACTGGAACATTGCGAATTTCTACTCGTTTTCGATGACGGTCACTTTTCTGAGCAATCTACTTTATCCGCCTCCGATTGGTTTGCTCATACTCCAACTGAGGTCCTGTCAACAAATTTCAATGTACCCGCGAGTGCCTTTGATTCCATTCCTACTAATCAAATTTATATGTACCAGGGAATAGTACCCGGTTCATTGGAAAGCCAGGAAATCAAGTCTCCTTATGGTGAAGTTCCTTTAACATTCAAGCATAATCTATTACAACAAACGCCGATCAAAACGCCTGGTGGAAGTGTACGAATTGTGGACTCTACCAATTTCCCTATTTCAAAAACCATTGCAGCAGCACTCGTTGAAATTGAGCCCGGTGGAATGAGAGAACTTCATTGGCATCCTAATACCGACGAGTGGCAGTATTACCTTACTGGACAAGGACGAATGACCGTATTTATTGGAAATGGTGAAGCCCGTACCTTTGATTATCGAGCGGGTGATGTTGGCTATGTACCCTTTGCAACTGGACATTATATTCAGAACACCGGTACCGAATCATTATGGTTTTTGGAAATGTTCAAAAGCAACATCTATGAAGACGTATCACTGAATCAGTGGTTGGCACTCACCCCAAAAGAGATAGTTCAAAGCAATTTAAATGTTGAGACTCCATTTATAGATTCTCTCCGCAAAGAGAAATGGCCTGTTGTGAAAGATTCTGATTTTTCTTGA
- a CDS encoding TVP38/TMEM64 family protein: METHIINWFESSGAFAVWFSLLINIVISVIGVVPSVFVTAANLHFFGFEQGLLLSIAGEACGAIISFYLYRLGVNRFFQKFPLQHPYLIRLRQSSGMDTFFLIVALRVLPMIPSGAVTLAGAASSMGILLFSLASTLGKIPSLLIEAYSIQQVLSWTGQGKLILAFVSLGIVFLLIQSDRK, translated from the coding sequence ATGGAAACACATATCATTAATTGGTTTGAATCTAGTGGTGCGTTTGCTGTTTGGTTCAGCCTTTTGATTAATATAGTCATTAGTGTCATTGGCGTTGTACCTAGTGTTTTTGTCACTGCCGCAAATCTACATTTTTTTGGCTTTGAACAGGGCTTACTACTTTCGATTGCCGGTGAAGCATGCGGGGCAATCATTAGTTTTTATTTGTATCGACTGGGAGTAAACCGTTTTTTTCAAAAGTTCCCACTTCAGCACCCTTATCTTATTCGGTTGCGGCAATCAAGTGGTATGGACACATTTTTTCTAATCGTTGCCCTTAGAGTTTTACCAATGATTCCATCTGGTGCCGTTACATTGGCCGGTGCAGCTAGTTCAATGGGTATACTCCTTTTTTCGCTAGCAAGTACACTTGGGAAAATTCCCTCTCTCCTAATTGAAGCTTATTCGATCCAACAAGTTCTTAGTTGGACTGGTCAAGGTAAATTAATTTTAGCTTTTGTTTCTCTAGGAATCGTTTTTTTGTTGATACAAAGTGATAGAAAATAG
- a CDS encoding phosphotransferase family protein, whose translation MSHIEQIVFERNLKLLNREVINGAHAGRIERIKVLDEENQTSSYIYKEFATDRNNEIDIYSILSDYIKPFSKLVKVWDSSPEAILMSDLRSPIKKDFELLSKKNKRKLMDCILHRLAELHSVNYSQMTNELPSHQITSEWYEWCLEQINRLFSQNHWTNLDWIKTIEDSYVQLDITNYQQRSPSVITHGDPHFENIFLHDEEIWFIDWEWAATGSPLRDITILLQDLYDSELVQYVSESYRKILKNYNLHINSVDYRRDLHYMYIDHSTMMLAWEIEKFFQGYTSEEKIKNIINFKIREIRRITCEELS comes from the coding sequence ATGTCACATATAGAACAAATAGTATTCGAGAGAAACTTGAAGCTCCTAAATAGAGAGGTTATTAATGGTGCTCACGCAGGAAGAATAGAAAGAATTAAGGTCCTTGATGAAGAGAACCAAACATCTAGCTATATATATAAAGAATTTGCAACTGATCGAAATAATGAAATAGATATTTATTCGATTTTATCGGACTATATTAAACCGTTCAGCAAATTGGTGAAAGTGTGGGATTCTTCACCTGAAGCTATACTTATGAGTGATTTAAGATCACCTATCAAAAAGGATTTTGAGCTCCTATCTAAGAAGAATAAGCGAAAACTAATGGATTGTATTTTACATAGATTAGCAGAACTACATAGTGTTAATTATAGTCAAATGACAAACGAATTACCAAGCCATCAAATTACCTCTGAATGGTACGAATGGTGTTTGGAACAAATAAATAGGTTATTTTCTCAGAACCATTGGACAAATTTGGATTGGATTAAAACAATAGAAGATTCTTATGTGCAATTAGATATAACTAATTATCAGCAAAGAAGCCCTTCAGTCATCACTCATGGAGATCCCCATTTTGAAAACATATTTTTACATGATGAAGAAATTTGGTTTATTGATTGGGAGTGGGCAGCTACCGGATCCCCGCTTAGAGACATAACGATACTGTTGCAAGATCTATATGATTCAGAATTGGTTCAATACGTAAGTGAGTCATATAGAAAAATTCTAAAAAACTATAACCTCCATATTAACAGTGTTGACTACAGACGAGATTTACATTATATGTACATAGACCATTCTACAATGATGTTAGCTTGGGAAATAGAGAAATTTTTTCAAGGCTATACATCAGAAGAGAAGATTAAAAACATCATTAATTTTAAAATTAGAGAAATTAGAAGGATTACTTGTGAAGAATTGAGTTGA